The following are encoded together in the uncultured Desulfobacter sp. genome:
- a CDS encoding PAS domain S-box protein, protein MNISRKLQINTLLTIGISLTCAALIGFSYIQIVRIGKRVSVESEIIQDVFELNILTSNYITSPYPRTVNQWLTKIRNLQAMFDSVVDKEIALSAYVDDARGGVQQMHDVFVDLTRIPLSEDLRVKHVSDKGLQRRLINKLMIHAQYLAEACFRINTEIQTNHLSSLKYLGVILVGMLVITIGIIFYTSQFLGRSTTKRIAQLQKGAALIGEGDLTYRFDTGNRNDELESLASTFNQMTASIIHREKQLEQINDALSKTRKEEKEAADLIARSEKQYRDLVETANSIIIRWDNHGMIRFINSYGCRFFGYSREELVGQDVMTIVPNVERSSGRDLEHLVRDIVVNPNLHTNVSSENIKKNGETVWVSWTNKAIFDESDKIKEILAIGNDITRQKLTEAKLEALNENLEVLVAERTALANRRLIQLQALTQELIKAEESERRRLSDLLHEDIQQLLVSTRIHMETSCHREPANHGMEEALKILTKSIKKLKNLSRELSPPILNHASLSSALEWLARETEEQYGLSVALNINTKLNAGEKQINTFLFRTVQELLFNIIKHAGVNEACIDLDPSHDGFTITVTDKGRGFDCKAWENVSAGNGFGLLRINERAQSLGVTVSIESNQGKGNRIKLNVPDEIFSEQSTQCV, encoded by the coding sequence ATGAACATCAGCCGGAAACTGCAGATCAATACGTTGTTAACAATCGGCATCTCTCTTACCTGCGCGGCGTTGATCGGCTTCAGCTATATCCAAATTGTCCGGATTGGGAAAAGGGTGAGCGTGGAGTCGGAGATCATACAAGACGTATTTGAGCTGAATATTCTCACAAGCAATTATATCACCAGTCCTTACCCGCGTACGGTAAACCAATGGCTCACCAAAATCCGGAACCTTCAAGCAATGTTTGATTCCGTTGTCGACAAAGAGATAGCGCTATCTGCCTATGTTGATGATGCCAGGGGAGGTGTTCAGCAGATGCACGATGTCTTTGTAGATTTAACCCGGATTCCCCTGTCTGAAGATTTGCGGGTTAAACATGTTTCCGATAAAGGGTTGCAGCGACGATTGATTAACAAACTGATGATACACGCCCAATATCTGGCTGAGGCCTGTTTTCGTATAAATACCGAGATTCAGACAAATCATCTATCATCGCTCAAATACCTGGGCGTTATTCTTGTGGGCATGCTTGTGATTACAATCGGCATCATCTTTTATACGTCACAGTTTCTTGGCCGAAGCACCACCAAAAGGATTGCACAACTGCAAAAGGGCGCGGCATTGATAGGTGAAGGAGATCTGACATATCGTTTTGATACCGGCAACCGAAATGATGAACTGGAAAGTTTGGCATCGACGTTTAATCAGATGACTGCCTCTATTATCCATCGAGAAAAACAGCTCGAACAAATAAATGACGCCTTAAGCAAGACACGAAAGGAAGAAAAAGAGGCTGCTGATCTGATCGCGCGCAGTGAAAAACAATATCGGGATCTGGTTGAAACGGCCAACAGCATCATTATTCGTTGGGACAATCATGGAATGATTCGGTTTATCAACAGCTATGGGTGTCGTTTTTTTGGATATTCCCGGGAAGAACTGGTCGGGCAGGACGTGATGACCATCGTTCCCAATGTTGAGAGAAGTTCGGGCAGGGATCTGGAACACCTCGTCAGAGATATCGTTGTCAATCCAAATCTTCACACCAATGTTTCAAGTGAAAATATTAAAAAAAACGGTGAAACGGTCTGGGTCTCCTGGACAAATAAAGCGATTTTTGACGAATCGGATAAAATTAAAGAAATTCTGGCCATTGGCAATGACATCACACGGCAGAAACTGACCGAAGCAAAACTTGAAGCGCTCAATGAAAACCTGGAAGTATTGGTAGCCGAACGTACCGCTTTAGCGAACAGGCGTTTAATCCAGCTTCAGGCCCTGACCCAGGAGTTAATCAAAGCAGAGGAAAGCGAACGGCGGCGTCTGTCTGACCTGCTCCACGAAGATATCCAGCAGCTTTTGGTGAGCACACGGATTCACATGGAGACGTCCTGCCACCGGGAACCGGCGAATCATGGAATGGAAGAAGCGCTCAAAATTTTAACAAAATCCATTAAAAAGCTGAAAAATTTATCCCGTGAATTAAGCCCTCCGATTTTGAATCATGCAAGTCTTTCTTCTGCTCTGGAATGGCTTGCCAGAGAGACCGAAGAACAATATGGGCTGTCAGTCGCGTTGAACATCAATACAAAATTGAACGCCGGAGAAAAACAGATAAACACCTTTCTTTTCCGTACGGTTCAGGAATTGCTGTTCAATATCATTAAACATGCCGGCGTGAATGAGGCTTGTATTGACCTTGACCCGTCCCACGACGGTTTTACCATTACCGTCACGGACAAAGGCAGGGGATTCGATTGCAAGGCGTGGGAAAATGTTTCAGCCGGCAATGGTTTTGGTCTGTTGCGAATAAACGAGAGAGCCCAGTCCCTGGGTGTGACTGTGTCCATCGAATCGAATCAGGGTAAAGGCAATAGAATAAAACTGAACGTACCGGACGAAATATTTTCCGAACAGTCAACACAGTGTGTGTAA
- a CDS encoding thiamine pyrophosphate-dependent enzyme, protein MPLDIVEKFQIRRLSILNENGDVDTNLDPGLPDQVLIDLYGAMTLSRMMDNRLLSLQRQGRLGTLPVCLGQEAAFCPPILAIRDTDWFVGSYREIGARLMRGEPLINSLLLYNPHVLADTTKHETLANFEKWS, encoded by the coding sequence ATGCCTTTGGATATCGTAGAAAAATTTCAAATCAGGCGCCTGAGCATCCTTAACGAAAACGGTGATGTCGATACGAACCTTGACCCGGGGTTGCCGGACCAGGTCTTGATTGACCTGTACGGAGCAATGACCCTTTCCAGAATGATGGACAACCGGCTTCTCAGTCTCCAACGGCAGGGTCGCCTGGGCACGCTGCCGGTATGCCTGGGCCAGGAAGCGGCGTTTTGTCCGCCTATCCTGGCCATACGGGATACGGACTGGTTTGTTGGGTCGTACAGGGAGATCGGGGCCAGGCTAATGCGCGGGGAACCGCTCATCAATTCTTTGCTTCTCTATAACCCCCATGTCCTAGCGGACACAACGAAGCATGAAACACTTGCAAATTTTGAAAAATGGTCATAG
- a CDS encoding IS110 family transposase produces the protein MTKRSKNSTLIQIVHPICCGLDVHKDKISACLITVDANGKEQHEIREFSSFTQDLQKMKTWLIKNSCPVVAMESTGVYWHPVYNTIEATMEVVLVNARHIKNVPGRKTDICDSKWLAGLLRHGLVKGSFIPPEQVREWRELSRLRKIYTESLADYKRRVHKLFITANIKIDSVVSDLFGLTGLNLIDLLCKNDEVTLEKVQECTKGSLKKKIPELYLSLHGYFKDHHRFQLIGMMEAIEMFQRQIEQINARLEILTRDHENLLERLDEIPGIDKKSAQSVLGEVGVTLDEFKSMVAFVAWAGLCPGNNESAGKRKSGRNAVRNHPFKTILVQIAWAAIKTKGSYYKAKYYKLKARRGAKKAIVAIAHRIAKAIYNIIKNGDRYKDLGEEYLSKPNKQRMLKNLAKKADELGMKLVPCEG, from the coding sequence ATGACCAAGAGATCAAAAAATAGCACATTAATCCAAATCGTTCACCCAATTTGTTGTGGTTTGGATGTTCACAAAGACAAAATTTCGGCCTGTTTAATCACTGTTGATGCTAATGGGAAAGAACAGCATGAGATTCGAGAGTTTTCATCATTTACTCAAGATTTGCAAAAAATGAAAACGTGGTTGATTAAAAATAGCTGTCCTGTAGTGGCAATGGAAAGTACCGGGGTATATTGGCATCCGGTTTATAACACCATCGAAGCTACGATGGAGGTCGTTTTGGTTAATGCCAGGCATATTAAAAATGTTCCCGGCAGGAAAACAGACATTTGTGACAGTAAATGGCTTGCCGGACTGCTTCGTCATGGGTTGGTAAAAGGGAGTTTTATCCCTCCCGAACAGGTCCGTGAATGGCGAGAATTAAGCCGATTGAGAAAGATATATACAGAATCTCTCGCTGATTATAAGCGACGTGTTCATAAACTATTTATCACGGCAAATATTAAAATTGATTCGGTCGTTTCTGATTTGTTCGGGCTTACCGGTTTGAATCTCATTGATTTGTTATGCAAAAACGATGAAGTGACCTTGGAGAAAGTTCAGGAATGCACAAAAGGAAGTCTTAAAAAGAAAATTCCTGAATTGTATCTAAGCCTCCATGGATATTTTAAGGATCATCATCGATTCCAACTGATTGGCATGATGGAGGCCATTGAGATGTTTCAAAGACAGATTGAACAGATTAATGCCAGATTGGAAATACTTACCCGTGACCATGAAAATTTACTGGAAAGATTAGATGAAATTCCCGGGATCGATAAGAAGTCAGCACAATCTGTTCTTGGAGAAGTCGGGGTTACACTGGATGAGTTTAAAAGCATGGTCGCTTTTGTTGCATGGGCCGGATTGTGCCCTGGAAATAATGAAAGCGCAGGTAAAAGGAAAAGTGGCCGGAATGCGGTTCGAAATCATCCATTCAAAACGATTTTAGTCCAGATCGCTTGGGCCGCAATCAAGACGAAGGGTTCATATTACAAAGCCAAGTATTATAAACTCAAAGCCAGACGAGGTGCCAAAAAAGCGATTGTCGCCATAGCCCATAGAATTGCAAAAGCCATTTACAACATCATCAAAAATGGAGACAGATATAAAGACCTCGGAGAAGAATACTTGAGCAAACCTAACAAACAAAGGATGTTGAAAAATTTGGCAAAAAAGGCTGATGAGTTAGGGATGAAACTTGTTCCTTGTGAAGGTTAA
- a CDS encoding thiamine pyrophosphate-dependent enzyme, giving the protein MFHINGHEEGNINPASDRTLPVSIILASQLPHAVGLAYGSKLKGEKDTVALAVFGDGSTSEGDFHEALNFASVLNAPVVFLCQNNQFAISTPLEMQTGSGTIAQKAIAYGMQGIQVDGNDALAVYQAVKDAVDRARAGEGPSLIEAVTFRMAMHTTADDPTRYRSDDLVKKWEKKDPLMRFRIYLERKGLWDDKKQEKLEAGIKEDIDNAVTEFETARQIKNDAPFDYVFGTRVDLIEAQRKRFLMDLEKEVGHE; this is encoded by the coding sequence GTGTTTCATATAAACGGCCATGAAGAGGGAAATATCAATCCGGCAAGTGATCGGACTTTGCCGGTTTCAATTATTTTAGCCTCCCAGCTTCCCCATGCTGTGGGGCTGGCCTACGGGTCTAAGCTCAAGGGTGAAAAAGATACGGTAGCCCTTGCCGTGTTCGGGGATGGGTCTACTTCTGAAGGGGATTTTCACGAAGCCCTTAATTTTGCAAGTGTTTTAAACGCGCCGGTGGTATTTTTATGCCAGAATAATCAGTTTGCCATTTCAACTCCCCTGGAAATGCAGACCGGATCAGGAACCATTGCACAAAAAGCCATTGCATACGGCATGCAGGGCATCCAGGTAGACGGTAATGATGCGCTGGCCGTTTATCAGGCTGTTAAAGACGCCGTTGACCGGGCCAGGGCAGGAGAGGGCCCCAGCTTGATTGAGGCCGTCACATTCCGCATGGCCATGCACACCACGGCAGACGATCCGACCCGGTATAGATCTGATGATCTGGTTAAAAAATGGGAAAAGAAAGATCCCTTGATGCGGTTCAGGATCTACCTTGAACGTAAAGGACTCTGGGATGACAAGAAGCAGGAAAAGCTCGAAGCCGGTATTAAAGAAGATATCGATAATGCGGTAACCGAGTTTGAAACAGCAAGACAGATTAAAAATGATGCGCCTTTTGACTATGTATTCGGCACCCGGGTAGATCTGATAGAAGCCCAGCGCAAAAGGTTTCTCATGGATCTGGAAAAGGAGGTGGGTCATGAGTAA
- a CDS encoding alpha-ketoacid dehydrogenase subunit beta, protein MSKINMVQALNATLHDVMAHDDTILVMGEDVGVNGGVFRVTDGLYEKYGRERVIDSPIAEAGILGVAIGMAMAGLKPVIEMQFSGFSYEMMHQLEGNASRMRTRSRGQFTVPVVVRMPYGAGVRALEHHSESKEVYYAHTAGVKVVIPSSPSNAGPLLKAAIEDPDPVIFMEPKRSYRAFKEEIVPKDYAISKADVVESGDDITIISWGAMVRDTLKAVDAVRAERGFSPEVIDLLTLSPMDVDTIITSVKKTGRCVIVQEAQQSFGPASEIIALINDLALMYLQAPVKRVTMYDVIMPLFARESMYLPSKEKIIRAINDTLDF, encoded by the coding sequence ATGAGTAAAATCAACATGGTTCAGGCATTGAACGCTACACTTCACGATGTCATGGCCCATGATGACACAATTCTGGTCATGGGAGAGGATGTTGGCGTTAATGGCGGGGTTTTCAGGGTGACCGACGGGCTGTATGAAAAATATGGCCGTGAACGTGTGATTGATTCCCCCATTGCCGAGGCCGGCATTTTAGGTGTCGCCATCGGCATGGCAATGGCGGGGTTAAAACCGGTAATCGAAATGCAGTTTTCCGGGTTTTCCTATGAGATGATGCATCAGCTGGAAGGCAATGCGTCGCGCATGCGCACCCGGTCACGTGGGCAGTTTACCGTGCCCGTCGTTGTTCGTATGCCTTACGGTGCCGGCGTAAGGGCGCTTGAACACCATTCTGAAAGCAAAGAGGTCTATTACGCACATACGGCCGGGGTAAAAGTGGTGATCCCCTCTTCCCCCTCCAATGCCGGTCCCCTGCTAAAGGCGGCCATTGAAGACCCGGACCCGGTTATTTTTATGGAACCTAAACGGTCTTACAGGGCTTTTAAGGAGGAGATCGTTCCCAAAGATTATGCAATCAGCAAAGCAGACGTCGTTGAATCGGGTGACGATATCACCATTATATCCTGGGGCGCCATGGTGCGTGATACGCTCAAAGCCGTGGATGCAGTCAGGGCGGAAAGAGGCTTTTCGCCGGAGGTGATCGATCTTCTGACGCTGTCTCCCATGGATGTGGACACCATAATAACATCGGTAAAAAAAACCGGGCGGTGCGTGATCGTACAGGAGGCCCAGCAGTCTTTCGGCCCGGCCAGTGAGATTATAGCCCTGATCAACGACCTGGCTCTGATGTATTTACAGGCACCTGTGAAACGGGTCACCATGTATGATGTGATTATGCCGCTTTTTGCCAGGGAATCCATGTACCTGCCGTCCAAGGAAAAAATAATTCGTGCCATCAATGATACATTAGATTTTTAG
- a CDS encoding dihydrolipoamide acetyltransferase family protein: MFEFKLPDLGEGIHEGELIQWHVKVGDKINEDDPLCDMETDKAAVTIPSPRAGVIAELNANPGDTVQVGHVLVKIEEAGNSSVDGEVTEKLVGSQALEKKQDPVIAAPATRRKARERGIDIDLVTGTGPGGRITPEDLDVFEKGATDETPDNDHRETDRQPDVGTDPQARPVTGGGADLSGQTSIPFLEIPRLPVAEHGPVERTPFWSLRKKTAIKTASASILIPHVAHMDEIDVTGIEAERREYNARYEGKVKLTLLGFVIKAIVSALKDWPMFNASVDLASNEIVHKLYYHIGFAADTPRGLVVPVIRDADRKSLAGIGHRIRDLAHKAREGDITIEELSRGTFTITNVGAIGGTHVFPIINTPESAILGLGRVEKKPVVRDGEIVIRDMLPVTLCFDHRVADGAQAAAFVNTLRRLLEDRTAFMVNT; encoded by the coding sequence ATGTTTGAATTCAAATTACCGGATCTTGGAGAGGGAATTCATGAAGGAGAACTGATCCAATGGCATGTGAAAGTGGGGGATAAAATCAATGAAGATGATCCCCTTTGCGACATGGAAACCGATAAGGCCGCTGTTACCATTCCGTCTCCTCGGGCCGGTGTGATTGCCGAACTGAATGCCAATCCTGGGGACACCGTCCAGGTGGGTCATGTGCTGGTGAAGATCGAGGAGGCCGGCAACAGTTCGGTTGATGGAGAGGTAACAGAGAAATTGGTTGGGTCCCAGGCATTAGAAAAAAAACAAGACCCCGTGATTGCCGCACCTGCCACCCGCCGCAAGGCCCGGGAAAGGGGGATAGATATTGATTTAGTCACAGGGACCGGACCTGGGGGGCGCATTACTCCCGAAGATTTGGATGTTTTTGAAAAGGGCGCGACCGACGAAACGCCTGACAATGACCACCGGGAAACCGACAGGCAGCCTGATGTGGGTACTGATCCCCAAGCCAGGCCGGTAACCGGGGGCGGTGCGGATTTGTCCGGGCAAACTTCTATCCCGTTTCTTGAAATACCGCGCCTGCCGGTCGCCGAGCATGGCCCGGTAGAACGCACCCCTTTCTGGTCGTTAAGAAAAAAGACGGCAATAAAGACGGCTTCGGCAAGCATTCTTATCCCCCATGTTGCCCATATGGATGAAATTGACGTAACCGGGATTGAGGCTGAGCGCAGAGAATATAATGCCCGGTACGAGGGAAAAGTGAAGCTCACCCTCCTGGGATTTGTGATCAAGGCGATTGTCAGCGCATTAAAGGACTGGCCCATGTTTAATGCCAGTGTCGATCTTGCATCCAATGAAATTGTTCATAAGCTTTATTATCATATCGGGTTTGCAGCAGATACCCCCAGGGGGTTGGTGGTCCCGGTAATCCGCGACGCTGACCGCAAAAGTCTTGCAGGTATCGGCCACAGGATTCGTGATCTGGCCCACAAGGCAAGGGAAGGCGACATTACCATTGAAGAGTTGAGCCGGGGGACCTTTACAATCACAAACGTGGGGGCAATCGGCGGCACACATGTCTTTCCCATCATCAATACACCGGAGTCCGCTATTTTGGGCCTGGGCCGGGTAGAGAAAAAGCCCGTGGTCAGAGATGGGGAGATCGTAATCCGGGATATGTTGCCCGTGACCCTTTGTTTTGACCATCGGGTCGCAGACGGTGCACAGGCTGCAGCATTTGTAAATACCCTTCGAAGGCTGCTGGAGGACCGCACGGCATTCATGGTAAACACCTGA
- the lpdA gene encoding dihydrolipoyl dehydrogenase → MVVGEMIFETDILVIGAGPGGYTAAIHAADLGKEVVLVEARERLGGVCLTEGCIPSKTLIHAVGLAHDLNQAKSMGLVHDGISFDREKLLNHIQKTVQTLSSGVSSLVDNRDVEVVQGHARFKDENTVYVDGANTIVHFNHAIIASGSLINELPEDLVKPDGSGTDSPRIWTSADALALPEIPESLLVIGGGYIGLEIGQAYAGLGSRVTLVESGKRVAAGADQDLIQVVVRECEKNFEALMTGSSVERIEQEGNGFKVTIKTSEKKSIQHNFTRILAATGRHPNTRDLGLDTIGLGLDEKGTIITDDQCRTTIKHIFAIGDAAVGIPLAHKASRQGKVAVEVICGQPSAFDNVAVPAVLFTRPEIAWTGLTENEAKEKGIAVNVGKFPLTALGRARTAKKTQGFVKILAKPDTGIILGVGIAGAHASDLIAEATLAIEMGATLEDLMVTIHPHPTFSESIMEAAETAASGSVHMMKKGKAK, encoded by the coding sequence ATGGTTGTTGGGGAGATGATTTTTGAAACCGACATTCTGGTCATCGGCGCGGGCCCCGGCGGATATACGGCCGCTATCCATGCCGCAGATTTAGGTAAAGAGGTGGTGCTGGTGGAAGCCCGTGAACGTCTCGGCGGCGTATGTCTGACCGAGGGGTGCATCCCGTCCAAAACCCTGATTCATGCCGTGGGACTGGCCCATGATCTGAACCAGGCGAAATCCATGGGACTGGTCCATGACGGCATATCTTTTGACCGGGAAAAACTGCTCAACCATATCCAAAAAACGGTTCAAACGCTGTCTTCCGGCGTCTCCTCACTCGTTGACAACCGTGATGTTGAGGTGGTCCAAGGACACGCCCGTTTTAAGGATGAGAACACGGTCTATGTTGATGGTGCCAATACCATTGTGCATTTCAACCATGCCATTATTGCCTCAGGGTCTTTGATCAATGAACTGCCCGAAGATCTTGTGAAACCCGATGGTTCCGGTACGGATTCTCCCCGGATATGGACTTCCGCTGATGCACTGGCGCTGCCTGAAATACCCGAAAGTCTGCTGGTTATCGGTGGAGGATACATTGGCCTGGAAATCGGGCAAGCCTATGCCGGCCTGGGAAGCCGGGTAACATTGGTGGAATCAGGCAAAAGAGTTGCAGCAGGGGCAGATCAGGATTTAATTCAAGTGGTTGTCCGGGAATGTGAAAAAAACTTTGAGGCCCTGATGACCGGATCTTCTGTTGAACGCATTGAACAGGAAGGCAATGGATTTAAAGTTACGATAAAAACTTCGGAAAAAAAGTCAATCCAACATAATTTTACCAGGATTCTTGCTGCAACAGGGCGGCATCCCAACACCAGGGACCTGGGCCTGGACACCATTGGTCTTGGGTTGGATGAAAAAGGAACGATCATCACGGACGATCAATGCCGAACAACAATAAAACATATCTTTGCCATCGGCGATGCCGCGGTCGGGATACCCCTGGCCCATAAAGCCTCCAGGCAGGGAAAAGTGGCTGTAGAGGTGATCTGCGGGCAACCTTCTGCTTTTGACAATGTGGCTGTACCTGCCGTTCTGTTTACCCGGCCTGAGATCGCATGGACCGGGCTTACCGAAAACGAAGCTAAAGAGAAAGGAATTGCCGTCAATGTGGGAAAATTTCCTTTAACCGCACTGGGTCGGGCAAGGACCGCCAAAAAAACACAAGGGTTTGTAAAAATTCTTGCCAAACCGGATACTGGTATCATTCTCGGGGTGGGGATTGCCGGGGCGCATGCATCGGATCTGATTGCTGAAGCCACCCTGGCCATTGAGATGGGCGCCACCCTGGAAGACTTGATGGTCACCATCCACCCCCACCCAACATTTTCTGAATCCATTATGGAGGCAGCCGAAACGGCCGCATCGGGATCGGTACACATGATGAAAAAAGGCAAGGCCAAGTGA
- a CDS encoding SLC13 family permease: MKKFKPVNKPVIAGLIVLAATSMLFFMPQNIPGPFTALVLVLTVIVLFATALIPAHLSVLVFFLLGMIFEIAPADIIFSGFRSTALWLVFGGLVIGAAITVTGLGEKLVNSLSKALPGSYVWLVAGVAAAGLCVAFIMPSAMGRVLLLLPVTLALADHFGFVPGSNGRTALVLAASLGTNVPAFTILPANIPNVVMAGIAEQQLGIHLLFFEYLLSNFPILGMVKAVLTVWVIVMFFPDQPNPKAGLKTVSAPKLRDQWTVGVILACLILLWMTDAIHHISPAWVALGGAILLMFPGIGPVNSQIFSTRINFSSLFFVAGVLGIGNLIQYSGLSDLIGRHVIAWLPLNHGSPFLNYLMICFTSALAGLFTTLPGIPAVMTPLAPEIVLSTGLPVKAILMMQVVGFSTLILPYQSPPLVVAMQISGESLGRVLKAVLAVLALTLIVLIPVNYLWWQLIGSII, from the coding sequence ATGAAGAAATTTAAACCCGTGAATAAACCGGTCATTGCAGGACTCATTGTCCTGGCAGCCACAAGCATGCTGTTTTTCATGCCGCAAAATATCCCCGGACCCTTTACAGCCCTTGTGCTGGTACTGACCGTCATTGTATTGTTTGCAACGGCGCTGATCCCCGCACACCTCAGTGTACTGGTGTTTTTTTTGCTGGGCATGATTTTTGAGATTGCCCCGGCGGATATCATTTTTTCAGGGTTCCGGTCCACGGCGCTCTGGCTGGTCTTTGGCGGTCTTGTAATCGGGGCCGCCATTACGGTCACAGGCCTTGGTGAAAAACTGGTGAACTCGCTTTCCAAGGCGTTGCCCGGCAGCTATGTATGGCTCGTGGCCGGTGTTGCGGCAGCCGGCCTGTGCGTTGCTTTTATCATGCCTTCGGCCATGGGGCGGGTCCTGCTCCTGCTCCCGGTCACCCTGGCCCTGGCCGATCACTTTGGATTTGTTCCGGGTTCCAACGGCCGTACTGCATTGGTTCTGGCTGCAAGTCTCGGGACAAACGTCCCCGCATTCACCATCCTGCCGGCCAACATTCCCAATGTCGTTATGGCAGGTATTGCCGAACAGCAGCTGGGTATTCATCTGCTGTTCTTTGAATATCTGCTGAGCAACTTTCCCATCCTTGGAATGGTCAAAGCCGTTCTCACCGTTTGGGTCATCGTGATGTTTTTTCCGGATCAACCCAATCCCAAAGCGGGCTTGAAAACGGTGTCCGCTCCCAAACTGCGGGATCAATGGACTGTGGGCGTGATTCTTGCCTGTCTTATTCTTTTATGGATGACCGATGCCATTCACCATATATCGCCTGCATGGGTGGCACTTGGCGGTGCGATCCTCCTGATGTTTCCCGGAATCGGACCTGTGAACAGTCAGATTTTCAGTACCCGGATCAACTTTAGTTCCCTTTTTTTTGTGGCCGGTGTTTTGGGTATTGGAAATTTGATCCAATACTCAGGGCTCAGTGATTTGATCGGCAGGCACGTCATCGCATGGCTCCCTTTAAATCATGGCTCCCCATTTCTTAACTACCTCATGATCTGCTTTACCTCGGCCCTGGCAGGCCTGTTCACCACACTTCCCGGCATCCCCGCAGTCATGACGCCACTTGCCCCGGAAATAGTGTTGTCTACGGGCTTGCCTGTTAAAGCCATTTTGATGATGCAGGTTGTGGGCTTCTCCACACTGATTCTTCCCTACCAGTCTCCCCCGCTTGTGGTGGCCATGCAGATCTCCGGGGAGTCTTTGGGCAGGGTTCTCAAGGCCGTGCTGGCAGTTCTGGCACTGACATTAATCGTACTGATCCCGGTTAATTATCTGTGGTGGCAATTGATCGGCAGCATTATTTAA
- a CDS encoding ISAs1 family transposase: MTPSNITLISEFSKIKDPRLDRQKLHNLTDIFVITVCAVICGANTWNEIEQYGQSQHDWLKTFLELPNGIPSHDTLRRVFIIIDPEEFRTAFIDWVDSIRPLLPETVIAVTIEPLIKSVI, from the coding sequence ATGACCCCCTCAAATATTACGCTGATCTCGGAGTTCTCAAAGATAAAAGACCCTCGATTGGACAGGCAGAAATTGCATAACCTCACAGATATATTCGTAATTACAGTCTGCGCTGTGATTTGCGGTGCAAATACATGGAATGAAATTGAACAATATGGCCAGTCCCAACATGATTGGTTAAAAACGTTTTTGGAATTGCCCAACGGAATCCCATCACATGATACACTCAGACGGGTCTTTATCATCATTGATCCTGAAGAGTTTCGGACGGCTTTCATTGATTGGGTAGACTCTATACGTCCGCTACTGCCGGAAACTGTCATCGCCGTAACGATTGAGCCCTTGATAAAATCAGTTATTTAG
- a CDS encoding transposase, which yields MIYTDEYGIYNRLTEWGYKHKSVNHGTGEYARDEDGDGFHEVHVNTMEGFWSLLRGWLRPHRGISQEKFPFYLGFFEFVHNVGKRGKALLHSLVELLIK from the coding sequence TTGATTTACACTGATGAATACGGGATTTACAATCGATTAACCGAGTGGGGGTACAAGCATAAGAGCGTGAATCACGGAACTGGAGAATACGCCAGAGACGAAGATGGAGATGGTTTCCATGAAGTTCATGTAAATACGATGGAAGGCTTCTGGTCTCTGCTAAGAGGTTGGTTGCGGCCACATCGGGGGATTTCACAAGAAAAGTTCCCTTTTTATCTTGGATTTTTTGAGTTCGTTCACAATGTCGGCAAACGAGGAAAGGCTTTGCTCCATTCGCTTGTAGAGCTTTTGATCAAATAA
- a CDS encoding transposase has product MKRNITIGMDLGDQKNVVVAMDETGKEIETKTIRNTEPSLRKFFSRYCNATVAIEAGTHSPWISRLLKEIGCTVYVGNPRKLRIIWDSNDKHI; this is encoded by the coding sequence ATGAAACGTAATATCACTATTGGTATGGATTTGGGAGATCAGAAAAATGTGGTCGTTGCAATGGATGAAACAGGAAAAGAAATTGAGACAAAAACCATTCGCAATACAGAACCTTCTCTCCGAAAATTTTTCTCCCGATATTGCAATGCAACTGTTGCCATTGAAGCTGGGACCCATTCTCCATGGATTAGTAGGTTGTTGAAAGAAATCGGTTGTACCGTATATGTTGGCAATCCACGAAAATTAAGGATTATCTGGGACAGCAATGATAAACATATTTAA